In Anoplopoma fimbria isolate UVic2021 breed Golden Eagle Sablefish chromosome 12, Afim_UVic_2022, whole genome shotgun sequence, one DNA window encodes the following:
- the ccdc115 gene encoding coiled-coil domain-containing protein 115, whose protein sequence is MVVSDLDKSSVLLDEKLLCFMEQLELLEEKRAALNSLIEQGWFSMSKARYSMGNKHVSPLQYASEIEPLVCVHAKTLDNGEVDFCTERVKQKCNEVGKDKIEDIGPQEEGVRRRIKPKKDMTEKEASEETSSEKAPEVTPVRKSDQNPQQDPLKWFGILVPQSLKHAQSSFQQVVELSAEIATLQTAVLNTRRELKHSMKDKRIHLEEASATQLDKMAD, encoded by the exons ATGGTTGTGTCAGACTTGGATAAATCTTCTGTGTTACTGGACGAAAAGCTGCTCTGTTTCATGGAGCAGCTGGAGTTACTGGAGGAGAAACGAGCCGCTCTCAACTCTCTCATAGAGCAG GGATGGTTTTCTATGTCCAAGGCTAGATATTCCATGGGAAACAAACACGTCTCTCCACTTCAGTATGCGAGTGAGATAGAGCCACTGGTCTGTGTTCATGCCAA aACATTGGACAATGGTGAGGTGGATTTCTGCACAGAAAGGGTGAAACAAAAGTGTAATGAGGTTGGAAAAGATAAGATAGAGGATATTGGACCTCAAGAAGAAG GAGTCAGGAGAAGAATCAAACCAAAAAAGGatatgacagagaaagaggcaAGTGAAGAAACAAGCAGTGAGAAAGCTCCTGAAGTAACTCCAGTCAGAAAAAGCGACCAGAATCCTCAGCAAGATCCACTGAAATGGTTTGGGATTCTGGTTCCACAATCTCTTAAACATGCACAGTCGTCATTTCAGCAAG TTGTAGAGCTGTCAGCTGAGATTGCAACCCTTCAGACTGCAGTTTTGAACACCAGACGGGAGCTGAAGCACAGCATGAAGGACAAACGCATTCACCTGGAGGAAGCTTCAGCAACCCAGTTGGACAAGATGGCAGACTAA
- the si:dkey-109j17.5 gene encoding zinc finger BED domain-containing protein 4, with the protein MASVSKVSILDYFNIVFEGENGKIESNCKACGTRIQAKRSVTSNFVTHLKRKHQAMYDDFVKRKDMKREGYSSGSLHGFTTNGGNTRYTLPINARVGGGGGGGGAGGAGGLGTLEGGGSGGGLTRFDRHDPRQVLISEAIAKMIVRDLQPVSIVENQGFRELLQLLEPRYTPEPQHYIQSQLLPAYVYQAQLATRQALASAHALSLSLDLWRGLTGATSGYVGVTCHFLTSDWQMRSALLACLPLTGGSSGNRVLSDFDDVCHSHGVSGRAFRVVADHFLAATTTAKPCCLPGFLVEPSLAYSQDEDDVEEVDNGNNVEEGTRNGHGDGGEEGEWEDLWEQGVGVCRVDCFSRSLEQCVREGLRSCPQVTSTLAKAACFYNYITSAVPPEKLSQVFDGPGLSTGAPGNTPPVARVWATQLKVLRRLLDSVEFLEELSGPGEVALGGSERALLRELTDTLEPFTEAWDMVQGDRQADIQTDRHVSISLALPCVLGLRKHLSETSTPHCPSLLVGLSQAVERRLAPVLEDPLYITATTLDPQFKLTWSSNPDWHRQVLIEELSKHSTASSPIDPNTDLHHQSQTPPAPAPSPVSSLSRPCKLFSFIKQRPTTQAKSLEQELSVYLREEPTDEEALHYWRRKAIDFPLLAQVAKRAFTIPACGTVVESIFTAAWRCLRPERGRVLPKNLETLIYLKANYRLLWT; encoded by the exons ATGGCGTCAGTTTCGAAGGTGTCTATTCTGGATTACTTTAATATTGTGTTTGAAGGTGAAAATGGCAAAATCGAGTCCAACTGCAAGGCTTGTGGTACGAGGATCCAGGCAAAGCGGAGTGTCACGTCCAACTTCGTAACGCATCTCAAg CGGAAGCACCAGGCTATGTATGATGACTTTGTGAAAAGGAAGGATATGAAGAGAGAGGGTTACTCCTCTGGTTCCCTGCACGGTTTCACCACAAATGGAGGGAATACTCGCTACACTCTCCCCATCAATGCTcgagttggaggaggaggaggaggaggaggtgctggaggagctggaggattGGGAACTCTTGAGGGAGGAGGCTCGGGTGGAGGGTTGACCAGGTTTGACAGACATGACCCACGTCAG GTTCTGATCTCTGAGGCTATAGCTAAAATGATTGTGCGTGATCTGCAGCCGGTATCCATAGTGGAAAATCAAGGCTTCAGAGAGCTGCTTCAGCTCCTGGAGCCACGGTACACTCCTGAGCCACAGCACTATATCCAGAGCCAGCTCCTCCCAGCCTACGTCTACCAGGCTCAGCTAGCAACGCGACAGGCCCTGGCCTCAGCGCACGCCCTCAGTCTCAGCCTAGATCTCTGGAGAGGCTTAACTGGAGCCACTTCAGG GTACGTCGGTGTCACCTGTCATTTTCTCACGTCTGATTGGCAGATGCGCTCAGCTCTCCTGGCGTGCCTCCCCCTGACTGGAGGCAGCTCTGGGAATCGTGTGCTCTCAGATTTTGATGATGTATGTCACTCTCATGGCGTGTCAGGGAGAGCATTTCGGGTGGTTGCGGACCATTTTctagcagcaacaacaaccgcAAAGCCATGTTGTCTTCCTGGTTTCCTGGTTGAACCTTCTCTCGCTTACAGCCAAGACGAAGATGATGTGGAAGAGGTGGACAATGGTAACAATGTGGAGGAAGGGACCAGGAACGGCCacggtgatggaggagaggaaggagagtgGGAGGACTTGTGGGAGCAGGGTGTGGGTGTTTGTCGAGTGGACtgtttctctcgctctcttgaACAGTGTGTCAGAGAGGGGTTACGCTCCTGTCCACAGGTCACTTCCACACTGGCCAAGGCTGCCTGTTTCTACAACTACATAACCTCTGCTGTCCCACCTGAGAAACTTAGCCAGGTGTTTGATGGTCCCGGGTTGAGCACGGGGGCACCAGGAAATACCCCTCCTGTAGCAAGAGTCTGGGCTACTCAGCTTAAG GTGCTTCGGCGGCTGCTTGACTCAGTGGAGTTCTTGGAGGAGTTGAGTGGTCCGGGGGAGGTGGCGCTGGGTGGTTCAGAGAGAGCCCTGCTCAGGGAGCTCACTGACACTTTGGAGCCCTTCACTGAGGCCTGGGACATGGTGCAAggggacagacaggcagacatacagacagacagacatgtgtCCATCAGCCTGGCTCTGCCTTGTGTTCTCGGCCTTCGTAAGCATCTCTCTGAGACCTCAACCCCCCACTGCCCCTCTCTCCTGGTGGGCCTCAGCCAGGCTGTAGAGCGTCGGCTGGCGCCTGTCCTGGAGGACCCTCTATACATCACAGCCACCACCCTGGACCCCCAGTTCAAGCTCACTTGGAGCAGCAACCCTGACTGGCACAGACAAGTTCTCATAGAGGAGTTGTCCAAACATTCCACAGCCTCCAGCCCCATAGACCCCAACACAGACCTACATCATCAATCCCAGACCCCTCCTGCCCCAGCTCCATCGCCGGTCTCCTCGCTTTCCCGGCCCTGCAAGCTGTTCTCTTTCATCAAGCAGAGACCCACAACACAGGCCAAGAGCCTAGAGCAGGAGTTGTCCGTCTACCTACGAGAGGAACCCACAGACGAGGAGGCTTTGCATTACTGGCGGCGTAAAGCAATTGACTTTCCTCTGCTTGCTCAGGTGGCCAAGAGGGCGTTTACCATACCTGCTTGTGGCACTGTAGTCGAGAGCATTTTTACTGCTGCATGGCGCTGTCTGCGACCAGAGAGAGGCCGCGTCCTGCCAAAAAACCTGGAGACGCTCATCTACCTCAAAGCGAACTATAGATTATTATGGACTTAA